In Canis lupus familiaris isolate Mischka breed German Shepherd chromosome 23, alternate assembly UU_Cfam_GSD_1.0, whole genome shotgun sequence, the following are encoded in one genomic region:
- the VILL gene encoding villin-like protein isoform X4, producing MLLSITTECHCACRPVSSPFHDHHGCPSPASLSHSVAGTATAVLGSEPWWPRRPSTLPGMDINKGLPAIASHRDLHVWIIENQRMVPVPERAYGNFFEEHCYIVLHVPRSLKATQGASSDLHYWVGKEADAAAQGSAGAFVQHLLEALGGAAVQHREAQGHESHCFRSYFRPGVLYRKGGLDSALKHVETNMYNIQRLLHIQGRKHVSATEVELSWNSFNKSDIFLLDLGKIMIQWNGPETSISEKARGLALTCSLQDRERGGRAQIGVVDDEVKATDLMRIMEAVLGCRVGNLPASMPNKSINQLQKASVRLYHVCEKEEDLVIQELATCPLTQHLLREEDYYILDQGGSKIYVWQGRMSGLQEKKAAFSRALAFIQAKGYPTYTNVEVVNDGAESAAFKQLFRAWSAKKPENRNLHGMSELIRGRLDVGELHSQPELAAQLRMVDDASGQVEVWCIQDLCRQPMDPKHHGQLYAGNCYLVLYTYQKMGRVQYILYLWQGHQATTSEIKALNCNAEELDLMYHGALVREHVTMGSEPPHFLAILQGQLVVFQGRMGHNRKELPASAMRLFHVQGTDIYNTKTMEVPARASALNSNDVFLLVTASICYLWFGKGCSGDQREMARTVVTAMSGETKETVLEGQEPPCFWEALGGRAPYPSNKRLPEDVSSFQPRLFECSSQMGQLVLTEVVFFSQEDLDKYDIMLLDTWQEIFLWLGEAASGWKEAVTWGQEYLKTHPAGRSLATPIVVIKQGHEPPTFTGWFFTWDPYKWTELNNFQLSRVPSHGRAGPLSPRTLKGSQDGSGNELQLDSKGGGTSTSSYHSSPKPTIKGSLPREQLMHQAAEDLPEGVDPAHKEFYLSDSDFQDIFGKSKEEFYSMAKWRQQQEKKQLGFF from the exons ATGCTTCTGTCCATCACCACTGAATGTCACTGTGCCTGTCGCCCAGTGTCATCACCTTTCCACGATCACCATGGCTGCCCATCACCCGCATCACTGTCACACAGCGTGGCAGGTACTGCAACAGCAGTTCTGGGCTCAGAGCCATGGTGGCCCCGCCgtccctccaccctccctgg GATGGACATCAACAAAGGCCTCCCAGCCATTGCGAGCCACAGGGACCTCCACGTATGGATCATTGAG AACCAGAGGATGGTGCCAGTACCTGAAAGGGCCTATGGGAACTTCTTTGAGGAACACTGCTACATCGTCCTCCAT GTTCCCCGGAGCCTGAAGGCCACTCAGGGGGCATCCAGCGACCTGCACTACTGGGTGGGGAAGGAGGCGGACGCGGCGGCGCAGGGCTCGGCGGGCGCCTTCGTGCAGCACCTGCTGGAGGCGCTGGGCGGGGCCGCCGTGCAGCACCGGGAGGCGCAGGGCCACGAGTCCCACTGTTTCCGCAGCTACTTCCGCCCGGGCGTCCT CTACAGGAAAGGTGGCCTGGACTCTGCCCTCAAGCATGTGGAGACCAACATGTACAACATCCAGCGACTGCTGCACATCCAAGGGAGGAAGCACGTATCAGCCACTGAG GTGGAGCTCTCTTGGAACAGCTTTAATAAGAGTGACATCTTCCTGCTGGACCTGGGCAAGATCATGATCCAGTGGAATGGGCCCGAGACCAGCATTTCTGAGAAGGCGAGG GGACTGGCCCTGACCTGCAGCCTCCAGGACAGGGAGCGTGGTGGTCGCGCACAGATTGGTGTGGTGGATGATGAGGTCAAAGCCACTGACCTCATGAGGATCATGGAAGCTGTGCTGGGCTGCAGAGTGGGCAACCTGCCTGCCTCCATGCCCAACAAGAGTATTAACCAGCTGCAGAAGGCCAGTGTCCGCCTCTACCA TGTCTGTGAGAAGGAGGAGGACTTGGTGATCCAGGAGTTGGCCACCTGCCCACTAACCCAACACCTACTGCGAGAGGAG GACTACTACATCCTGGATCAGGGCGGTTCCAAGATCTATGTGTGGCAGGGACGCATGTCTGGCCTCCAAGAGAAAAAGGCCGCCTTCAGCCGGGCCCTG gccttCATCCAGGCCAAGGGCTACCCGACCTACACAAACGTGGAGGTGGTGAACGACGGCGCCGAGTCGGCCGCGTTCAAACAGCTCTTCCGGGCCTGGTCTGCGAAGAAGCCAGAGAACAGGAACCTCCACGGGATGA GTGAATTGATTCGGGGAAGGCTGGATGTGGGTGAGCTGCACAGTCAGCCTGAGCTAGCGGCCCAGCTCAGGATGGTGGACGACGCCTCCGGGCAGGTGGAG GTATGGTGCATCCAGGACTTATGCAGACAACCCATGGACCCCAAGCATCACGGACAATTGTATGCGGGCAACTGCTACCTTGTCCTCTATACATACCAAAAGATGGGCCGCGTCCAGTATATTCTGTACCTGTGGCAG GGCCACCAGGCCACCACAAGTGAGATCAAAGCCCTGAACTGCAACGCGGAGGAGCTGGACCTCATGTACCATGGAGCTCTGGTGCGGGAGCATGTTACCATGGGCAGCGAGCCCCCGCACTTCCTCGCCATCCTCCAGGGCCAGCTGGTGGTCTTCCAG GGGCGCATGGGGCACAACAGGAAGGAGCTGCCAGCATCTGCCATGAGGCTCTTCCACGTGCAAGGCACTGACATCTACAACACCAAGACCATGGAGGTGCCGGCCCGTGCCTCAGCTCTCAACTCCAATGACGTCTTCTTGCTGGTCACAGCTAGCATCTGTTACCTCTGGTTTGGAAAG GGCTGCAGTGGTGACCAGCGGGAGATGGCGCGGACAGTGGTCACTGCCATGTCTGGGGAGACCAAGGAAACGGTGCTGGAGGGTCAGGAGCCTCCCTGCttctgggaggccctggggggcCGGGCTCCCTACCCCAGCAATAAGAG GCTTCCCGAGGATGTCTCCAGCTTCCAGCCACGACTGTTTGAGTGCTCCAGCCAGATGGGCCAGCTGGTCCTCACAGAAGTTGTGTTCTTTAGCCAAGAGGACCTGGACAAGTATGACATCATGTTACTGGACACTTGGCAGGAG ATCTTCCTGTGGCTTGGAGAAGCTGCCAGTGGGTGGAAGGAGGCGGTGACCTGGGGCCAGGAGTACCTGAAGACCCACCCGGCAGGGAGGAGCCTTGCCACGCCAATCGTGGTGATCAAGCAGGGCCATGAGCCTCCTACCTTCACTGGATGGTTCTTCACTTGGGACCCCTACAAGTGGACT GAACTCAACAACTTCCAGCTGTCTAGAGTGCCAAGCCATGGCAGGGCAGGCCCCTTGTCCCCACGGACCCTCAAGGGCTCCCAGGACGGCTCAGGAAATGAGCTGCAGCTTGACTCCAAGGGCGGtggcaccagcaccagcagctaCCACAGCAGCCCCAAACCCACCATCAAGGGGAGCCTGCCCCGTGAGCAGCTAATGCACCAAGCTGCTGAGGACCTGCCAGAGGGCGTGGACCCAGCCCACAAGGAG TTCTATCTCTCTGACTCTGACTTCCAAGATATCTTTGGGAAATCCAAGGAAGAATTCTATAGCATGGCCAAGTGGaggcagcagcaggagaaaaAGCAGCTTGGCTTTTTCtga
- the VILL gene encoding villin-like protein isoform X5 produces MLLSITTECHCACRPVSSPFHDHHGCPSPASLSHSVAGTATAVLGSEPWWPRRPSTLPGMDINKGLPAIASHRDLHVWIIENQRMVPVPERAYGNFFEEHCYIVLHVPRSLKATQGASSDLHYWVGKEADAAAQGSAGAFVQHLLEALGGAAVQHREAQGHESHCFRSYFRPGVLYRKGGLDSALKHVETNMYNIQRLLHIQGRKHVSATEVELSWNSFNKSDIFLLDLGKIMIQWNGPETSISEKARGLALTCSLQDRERGGRAQIGVVDDEVKATDLMRIMEAVLGCRVGNLPASMPNKSINQLQKASVRLYHVCEKEEDLVIQELATCPLTQHLLREEDYYILDQGGSKIYVWQGRMSGLQEKKAAFSRALAFIQAKGYPTYTNVEVVNDGAESAAFKQLFRAWSAKKPENRNLHGMSELIRGRLDVGELHSQPELAAQLRMVDDASGQVEVWCIQDLCRQPMDPKHHGQLYAGNCYLVLYTYQKMGRVQYILYLWQGHQATTSEIKALNCNAEELDLMYHGALVREHVTMGSEPPHFLAILQGQLVVFQGRMGHNRKELPASAMRLFHVQGTDIYNTKTMEVPARASALNSNDVFLLVTASICYLWFGKGCSGDQREMARTVVTAMSGETKETVLEGQEPPCFWEALGGRAPYPSNKRLPEDVSSFQPRLFECSSQMGQLVLTEVVFFSQEDLDKYDIMLLDTWQEIFLWLGEAASGWKEAVTWGQEYLKTHPAGRSLATPIVVIKQGHEPPTFTGWFFTWDPYKWTNNQSYEEVVDGGLGAKPAIFELTAPESPLRAGTQQLPAV; encoded by the exons ATGCTTCTGTCCATCACCACTGAATGTCACTGTGCCTGTCGCCCAGTGTCATCACCTTTCCACGATCACCATGGCTGCCCATCACCCGCATCACTGTCACACAGCGTGGCAGGTACTGCAACAGCAGTTCTGGGCTCAGAGCCATGGTGGCCCCGCCgtccctccaccctccctgg GATGGACATCAACAAAGGCCTCCCAGCCATTGCGAGCCACAGGGACCTCCACGTATGGATCATTGAG AACCAGAGGATGGTGCCAGTACCTGAAAGGGCCTATGGGAACTTCTTTGAGGAACACTGCTACATCGTCCTCCAT GTTCCCCGGAGCCTGAAGGCCACTCAGGGGGCATCCAGCGACCTGCACTACTGGGTGGGGAAGGAGGCGGACGCGGCGGCGCAGGGCTCGGCGGGCGCCTTCGTGCAGCACCTGCTGGAGGCGCTGGGCGGGGCCGCCGTGCAGCACCGGGAGGCGCAGGGCCACGAGTCCCACTGTTTCCGCAGCTACTTCCGCCCGGGCGTCCT CTACAGGAAAGGTGGCCTGGACTCTGCCCTCAAGCATGTGGAGACCAACATGTACAACATCCAGCGACTGCTGCACATCCAAGGGAGGAAGCACGTATCAGCCACTGAG GTGGAGCTCTCTTGGAACAGCTTTAATAAGAGTGACATCTTCCTGCTGGACCTGGGCAAGATCATGATCCAGTGGAATGGGCCCGAGACCAGCATTTCTGAGAAGGCGAGG GGACTGGCCCTGACCTGCAGCCTCCAGGACAGGGAGCGTGGTGGTCGCGCACAGATTGGTGTGGTGGATGATGAGGTCAAAGCCACTGACCTCATGAGGATCATGGAAGCTGTGCTGGGCTGCAGAGTGGGCAACCTGCCTGCCTCCATGCCCAACAAGAGTATTAACCAGCTGCAGAAGGCCAGTGTCCGCCTCTACCA TGTCTGTGAGAAGGAGGAGGACTTGGTGATCCAGGAGTTGGCCACCTGCCCACTAACCCAACACCTACTGCGAGAGGAG GACTACTACATCCTGGATCAGGGCGGTTCCAAGATCTATGTGTGGCAGGGACGCATGTCTGGCCTCCAAGAGAAAAAGGCCGCCTTCAGCCGGGCCCTG gccttCATCCAGGCCAAGGGCTACCCGACCTACACAAACGTGGAGGTGGTGAACGACGGCGCCGAGTCGGCCGCGTTCAAACAGCTCTTCCGGGCCTGGTCTGCGAAGAAGCCAGAGAACAGGAACCTCCACGGGATGA GTGAATTGATTCGGGGAAGGCTGGATGTGGGTGAGCTGCACAGTCAGCCTGAGCTAGCGGCCCAGCTCAGGATGGTGGACGACGCCTCCGGGCAGGTGGAG GTATGGTGCATCCAGGACTTATGCAGACAACCCATGGACCCCAAGCATCACGGACAATTGTATGCGGGCAACTGCTACCTTGTCCTCTATACATACCAAAAGATGGGCCGCGTCCAGTATATTCTGTACCTGTGGCAG GGCCACCAGGCCACCACAAGTGAGATCAAAGCCCTGAACTGCAACGCGGAGGAGCTGGACCTCATGTACCATGGAGCTCTGGTGCGGGAGCATGTTACCATGGGCAGCGAGCCCCCGCACTTCCTCGCCATCCTCCAGGGCCAGCTGGTGGTCTTCCAG GGGCGCATGGGGCACAACAGGAAGGAGCTGCCAGCATCTGCCATGAGGCTCTTCCACGTGCAAGGCACTGACATCTACAACACCAAGACCATGGAGGTGCCGGCCCGTGCCTCAGCTCTCAACTCCAATGACGTCTTCTTGCTGGTCACAGCTAGCATCTGTTACCTCTGGTTTGGAAAG GGCTGCAGTGGTGACCAGCGGGAGATGGCGCGGACAGTGGTCACTGCCATGTCTGGGGAGACCAAGGAAACGGTGCTGGAGGGTCAGGAGCCTCCCTGCttctgggaggccctggggggcCGGGCTCCCTACCCCAGCAATAAGAG GCTTCCCGAGGATGTCTCCAGCTTCCAGCCACGACTGTTTGAGTGCTCCAGCCAGATGGGCCAGCTGGTCCTCACAGAAGTTGTGTTCTTTAGCCAAGAGGACCTGGACAAGTATGACATCATGTTACTGGACACTTGGCAGGAG ATCTTCCTGTGGCTTGGAGAAGCTGCCAGTGGGTGGAAGGAGGCGGTGACCTGGGGCCAGGAGTACCTGAAGACCCACCCGGCAGGGAGGAGCCTTGCCACGCCAATCGTGGTGATCAAGCAGGGCCATGAGCCTCCTACCTTCACTGGATGGTTCTTCACTTGGGACCCCTACAAGTGGACT AACAACCAGTCCTATGAGGAGGTGGTGGATGGTGGCCTGGGAGCAAAACCTGCCATATTTGAGCTCACAGCA CCTGAGTCCCCTCTCCGGGCAGGAACTCAACAACTTCCAGCTGTCTAG
- the VILL gene encoding villin-like protein isoform X7, with product MLLSITTECHCACRPVSSPFHDHHGCPSPASLSHSVAGTATAVLGSEPWWPRRPSTLPGMDINKGLPAIASHRDLHVWIIENQRMVPVPERAYGNFFEEHCYIVLHVPRSLKATQGASSDLHYWVGKEADAAAQGSAGAFVQHLLEALGGAAVQHREAQGHESHCFRSYFRPGVLYRKGGLDSALKHVETNMYNIQRLLHIQGRKHVSATEVELSWNSFNKSDIFLLDLGKIMIQWNGPETSISEKARGLALTCSLQDRERGGRAQIGVVDDEVKATDLMRIMEAVLGCRVGNLPASMPNKSINQLQKASVRLYHVCEKEEDLVIQELATCPLTQHLLREEDYYILDQGGSKIYVWQGRMSGLQEKKAAFSRALAFIQAKGYPTYTNVEVVNDGAESAAFKQLFRAWSAKKPENRNLHGMSELIRGRLDVGELHSQPELAAQLRMVDDASGQVEVWCIQDLCRQPMDPKHHGQLYAGNCYLVLYTYQKMGRVQYILYLWQGHQATTSEIKALNCNAEELDLMYHGALVREHVTMGSEPPHFLAILQGQLVVFQGRMGHNRKELPASAMRLFHVQGTDIYNTKTMEVPARASALNSNDVFLLVTASICYLWFGKGCSGDQREMARTVVTAMSGETKETVLEGQEPPCFWEALGGRAPYPSNKRLPEDVSSFQPRLFECSSQMGQLVLTEVVFFSQEDLDKYDIMLLDTWQEIFLWLGEAASGWKEAVTWGQEYLKTHPAGRSLATPIVVIKQGHEPPTFTGWFFTWDPYKWTPESPLRAGTQQLPAV from the exons ATGCTTCTGTCCATCACCACTGAATGTCACTGTGCCTGTCGCCCAGTGTCATCACCTTTCCACGATCACCATGGCTGCCCATCACCCGCATCACTGTCACACAGCGTGGCAGGTACTGCAACAGCAGTTCTGGGCTCAGAGCCATGGTGGCCCCGCCgtccctccaccctccctgg GATGGACATCAACAAAGGCCTCCCAGCCATTGCGAGCCACAGGGACCTCCACGTATGGATCATTGAG AACCAGAGGATGGTGCCAGTACCTGAAAGGGCCTATGGGAACTTCTTTGAGGAACACTGCTACATCGTCCTCCAT GTTCCCCGGAGCCTGAAGGCCACTCAGGGGGCATCCAGCGACCTGCACTACTGGGTGGGGAAGGAGGCGGACGCGGCGGCGCAGGGCTCGGCGGGCGCCTTCGTGCAGCACCTGCTGGAGGCGCTGGGCGGGGCCGCCGTGCAGCACCGGGAGGCGCAGGGCCACGAGTCCCACTGTTTCCGCAGCTACTTCCGCCCGGGCGTCCT CTACAGGAAAGGTGGCCTGGACTCTGCCCTCAAGCATGTGGAGACCAACATGTACAACATCCAGCGACTGCTGCACATCCAAGGGAGGAAGCACGTATCAGCCACTGAG GTGGAGCTCTCTTGGAACAGCTTTAATAAGAGTGACATCTTCCTGCTGGACCTGGGCAAGATCATGATCCAGTGGAATGGGCCCGAGACCAGCATTTCTGAGAAGGCGAGG GGACTGGCCCTGACCTGCAGCCTCCAGGACAGGGAGCGTGGTGGTCGCGCACAGATTGGTGTGGTGGATGATGAGGTCAAAGCCACTGACCTCATGAGGATCATGGAAGCTGTGCTGGGCTGCAGAGTGGGCAACCTGCCTGCCTCCATGCCCAACAAGAGTATTAACCAGCTGCAGAAGGCCAGTGTCCGCCTCTACCA TGTCTGTGAGAAGGAGGAGGACTTGGTGATCCAGGAGTTGGCCACCTGCCCACTAACCCAACACCTACTGCGAGAGGAG GACTACTACATCCTGGATCAGGGCGGTTCCAAGATCTATGTGTGGCAGGGACGCATGTCTGGCCTCCAAGAGAAAAAGGCCGCCTTCAGCCGGGCCCTG gccttCATCCAGGCCAAGGGCTACCCGACCTACACAAACGTGGAGGTGGTGAACGACGGCGCCGAGTCGGCCGCGTTCAAACAGCTCTTCCGGGCCTGGTCTGCGAAGAAGCCAGAGAACAGGAACCTCCACGGGATGA GTGAATTGATTCGGGGAAGGCTGGATGTGGGTGAGCTGCACAGTCAGCCTGAGCTAGCGGCCCAGCTCAGGATGGTGGACGACGCCTCCGGGCAGGTGGAG GTATGGTGCATCCAGGACTTATGCAGACAACCCATGGACCCCAAGCATCACGGACAATTGTATGCGGGCAACTGCTACCTTGTCCTCTATACATACCAAAAGATGGGCCGCGTCCAGTATATTCTGTACCTGTGGCAG GGCCACCAGGCCACCACAAGTGAGATCAAAGCCCTGAACTGCAACGCGGAGGAGCTGGACCTCATGTACCATGGAGCTCTGGTGCGGGAGCATGTTACCATGGGCAGCGAGCCCCCGCACTTCCTCGCCATCCTCCAGGGCCAGCTGGTGGTCTTCCAG GGGCGCATGGGGCACAACAGGAAGGAGCTGCCAGCATCTGCCATGAGGCTCTTCCACGTGCAAGGCACTGACATCTACAACACCAAGACCATGGAGGTGCCGGCCCGTGCCTCAGCTCTCAACTCCAATGACGTCTTCTTGCTGGTCACAGCTAGCATCTGTTACCTCTGGTTTGGAAAG GGCTGCAGTGGTGACCAGCGGGAGATGGCGCGGACAGTGGTCACTGCCATGTCTGGGGAGACCAAGGAAACGGTGCTGGAGGGTCAGGAGCCTCCCTGCttctgggaggccctggggggcCGGGCTCCCTACCCCAGCAATAAGAG GCTTCCCGAGGATGTCTCCAGCTTCCAGCCACGACTGTTTGAGTGCTCCAGCCAGATGGGCCAGCTGGTCCTCACAGAAGTTGTGTTCTTTAGCCAAGAGGACCTGGACAAGTATGACATCATGTTACTGGACACTTGGCAGGAG ATCTTCCTGTGGCTTGGAGAAGCTGCCAGTGGGTGGAAGGAGGCGGTGACCTGGGGCCAGGAGTACCTGAAGACCCACCCGGCAGGGAGGAGCCTTGCCACGCCAATCGTGGTGATCAAGCAGGGCCATGAGCCTCCTACCTTCACTGGATGGTTCTTCACTTGGGACCCCTACAAGTGGACT CCTGAGTCCCCTCTCCGGGCAGGAACTCAACAACTTCCAGCTGTCTAG
- the VILL gene encoding villin-like protein isoform X3 has product MLLSITTECHCACRPVSSPFHDHHGCPSPASLSHSVAGTATAVLGSEPWWPRRPSTLPGMDINKGLPAIASHRDLHVWIIENQRMVPVPERAYGNFFEEHCYIVLHVPRSLKATQGASSDLHYWVGKEADAAAQGSAGAFVQHLLEALGGAAVQHREAQGHESHCFRSYFRPGVLYRKGGLDSALKHVETNMYNIQRLLHIQGRKHVSATEVELSWNSFNKSDIFLLDLGKIMIQWNGPETSISEKARGLALTCSLQDRERGGRAQIGVVDDEVKATDLMRIMEAVLGCRVGNLPASMPNKSINQLQKASVRLYHVCEKEEDLVIQELATCPLTQHLLREEDYYILDQGGSKIYVWQGRMSGLQEKKAAFSRALAFIQAKGYPTYTNVEVVNDGAESAAFKQLFRAWSAKKPENRNLHGMSELIRGRLDVGELHSQPELAAQLRMVDDASGQVEVWCIQDLCRQPMDPKHHGQLYAGNCYLVLYTYQKMGRVQYILYLWQGHQATTSEIKALNCNAEELDLMYHGALVREHVTMGSEPPHFLAILQGQLVVFQGRMGHNRKELPASAMRLFHVQGTDIYNTKTMEVPARASALNSNDVFLLVTASICYLWFGKGCSGDQREMARTVVTAMSGETKETVLEGQEPPCFWEALGGRAPYPSNKRLPEDVSSFQPRLFECSSQMGQLVLTEVVFFSQEDLDKYDIMLLDTWQEIFLWLGEAASGWKEAVTWGQEYLKTHPAGRSLATPIVVIKQGHEPPTFTGWFFTWDPYKWTNNQSYEEVVDGGLGAKPAIFELTAELNNFQLSRVPSHGRAGPLSPRTLKGSQDGSGNELQLDSKGGGTSTSSYHSSPKPTIKGSLPREQLMHQAAEDLPEGVDPAHKEALPLLVLPTWPGPPRVPSQHIPEPRGDPAGTP; this is encoded by the exons ATGCTTCTGTCCATCACCACTGAATGTCACTGTGCCTGTCGCCCAGTGTCATCACCTTTCCACGATCACCATGGCTGCCCATCACCCGCATCACTGTCACACAGCGTGGCAGGTACTGCAACAGCAGTTCTGGGCTCAGAGCCATGGTGGCCCCGCCgtccctccaccctccctgg GATGGACATCAACAAAGGCCTCCCAGCCATTGCGAGCCACAGGGACCTCCACGTATGGATCATTGAG AACCAGAGGATGGTGCCAGTACCTGAAAGGGCCTATGGGAACTTCTTTGAGGAACACTGCTACATCGTCCTCCAT GTTCCCCGGAGCCTGAAGGCCACTCAGGGGGCATCCAGCGACCTGCACTACTGGGTGGGGAAGGAGGCGGACGCGGCGGCGCAGGGCTCGGCGGGCGCCTTCGTGCAGCACCTGCTGGAGGCGCTGGGCGGGGCCGCCGTGCAGCACCGGGAGGCGCAGGGCCACGAGTCCCACTGTTTCCGCAGCTACTTCCGCCCGGGCGTCCT CTACAGGAAAGGTGGCCTGGACTCTGCCCTCAAGCATGTGGAGACCAACATGTACAACATCCAGCGACTGCTGCACATCCAAGGGAGGAAGCACGTATCAGCCACTGAG GTGGAGCTCTCTTGGAACAGCTTTAATAAGAGTGACATCTTCCTGCTGGACCTGGGCAAGATCATGATCCAGTGGAATGGGCCCGAGACCAGCATTTCTGAGAAGGCGAGG GGACTGGCCCTGACCTGCAGCCTCCAGGACAGGGAGCGTGGTGGTCGCGCACAGATTGGTGTGGTGGATGATGAGGTCAAAGCCACTGACCTCATGAGGATCATGGAAGCTGTGCTGGGCTGCAGAGTGGGCAACCTGCCTGCCTCCATGCCCAACAAGAGTATTAACCAGCTGCAGAAGGCCAGTGTCCGCCTCTACCA TGTCTGTGAGAAGGAGGAGGACTTGGTGATCCAGGAGTTGGCCACCTGCCCACTAACCCAACACCTACTGCGAGAGGAG GACTACTACATCCTGGATCAGGGCGGTTCCAAGATCTATGTGTGGCAGGGACGCATGTCTGGCCTCCAAGAGAAAAAGGCCGCCTTCAGCCGGGCCCTG gccttCATCCAGGCCAAGGGCTACCCGACCTACACAAACGTGGAGGTGGTGAACGACGGCGCCGAGTCGGCCGCGTTCAAACAGCTCTTCCGGGCCTGGTCTGCGAAGAAGCCAGAGAACAGGAACCTCCACGGGATGA GTGAATTGATTCGGGGAAGGCTGGATGTGGGTGAGCTGCACAGTCAGCCTGAGCTAGCGGCCCAGCTCAGGATGGTGGACGACGCCTCCGGGCAGGTGGAG GTATGGTGCATCCAGGACTTATGCAGACAACCCATGGACCCCAAGCATCACGGACAATTGTATGCGGGCAACTGCTACCTTGTCCTCTATACATACCAAAAGATGGGCCGCGTCCAGTATATTCTGTACCTGTGGCAG GGCCACCAGGCCACCACAAGTGAGATCAAAGCCCTGAACTGCAACGCGGAGGAGCTGGACCTCATGTACCATGGAGCTCTGGTGCGGGAGCATGTTACCATGGGCAGCGAGCCCCCGCACTTCCTCGCCATCCTCCAGGGCCAGCTGGTGGTCTTCCAG GGGCGCATGGGGCACAACAGGAAGGAGCTGCCAGCATCTGCCATGAGGCTCTTCCACGTGCAAGGCACTGACATCTACAACACCAAGACCATGGAGGTGCCGGCCCGTGCCTCAGCTCTCAACTCCAATGACGTCTTCTTGCTGGTCACAGCTAGCATCTGTTACCTCTGGTTTGGAAAG GGCTGCAGTGGTGACCAGCGGGAGATGGCGCGGACAGTGGTCACTGCCATGTCTGGGGAGACCAAGGAAACGGTGCTGGAGGGTCAGGAGCCTCCCTGCttctgggaggccctggggggcCGGGCTCCCTACCCCAGCAATAAGAG GCTTCCCGAGGATGTCTCCAGCTTCCAGCCACGACTGTTTGAGTGCTCCAGCCAGATGGGCCAGCTGGTCCTCACAGAAGTTGTGTTCTTTAGCCAAGAGGACCTGGACAAGTATGACATCATGTTACTGGACACTTGGCAGGAG ATCTTCCTGTGGCTTGGAGAAGCTGCCAGTGGGTGGAAGGAGGCGGTGACCTGGGGCCAGGAGTACCTGAAGACCCACCCGGCAGGGAGGAGCCTTGCCACGCCAATCGTGGTGATCAAGCAGGGCCATGAGCCTCCTACCTTCACTGGATGGTTCTTCACTTGGGACCCCTACAAGTGGACT AACAACCAGTCCTATGAGGAGGTGGTGGATGGTGGCCTGGGAGCAAAACCTGCCATATTTGAGCTCACAGCA GAACTCAACAACTTCCAGCTGTCTAGAGTGCCAAGCCATGGCAGGGCAGGCCCCTTGTCCCCACGGACCCTCAAGGGCTCCCAGGACGGCTCAGGAAATGAGCTGCAGCTTGACTCCAAGGGCGGtggcaccagcaccagcagctaCCACAGCAGCCCCAAACCCACCATCAAGGGGAGCCTGCCCCGTGAGCAGCTAATGCACCAAGCTGCTGAGGACCTGCCAGAGGGCGTGGACCCAGCCCACAAGGAG gccctgcccctgctgGTGCTACCCACATGGCCGGGACCTCCAAGGGTACCTTCTCAACACATACCTGAGCCCCGGGGAGACCCTGCTGGCACTCCCTAG